From Chryseotalea sp. WA131a:
AAATATTCAATAGGATTAGCAGCATACCATAAAAAGCATCCTCTACAGGTATAGTTCCCAAGCGAATGTTCAAGTTCTCTGAATTATTGTACCAGATGACGGGCTCTTCAATTCCTGTCCCTGTCAAGACACCATTCACAATAAAAAAAGGAATTAAAAGAAAAGCGAACGCCAAATAGAACCGTCCTAAGAAAATTGGTTTCCAAATCCATTGGACAAAAAAGAGAAAAATCGAAAGCCCAAAGAAAGTAACAGACGTGTATAGTCTACCATAATTTAACGAGCCAACGACTACCAGGAAGAAGATAATCAAGACTGAAAAAAGAACGGACTTCTTATTCACTATATCCTCTCTGAAGTAAAAGTTAACAGCCTCGTAGGAAAAGATACAAGCATACGGAATACAAATAAACCAAAGCACCTCTTCTAATGGTAGATGAAAGAAATATACGCCAACGATGTATTTTGGATTGAATCCCCAAATACCCAAAGAGGCAAATAAATTATCCCAAAACAAAAAAAGGATACCCGGAATTATAATGGCTGGTACTATCGACTTCCATTTTTTGTAGACTGGGTTGATGGGTAAAAAACTTAACCCCAGCGGAAACACGATGGTCAGAAAATCGATGAGCGAGTAATAGTATTTTTCAGGAATCATTAGCAATCATATTCAAAATATATAAGCTACTGTGTCTCTTGCCTATCTTTCTTCAATACAAATTTCTTGGGCTCAAACTTTTTAGGTGCATACAAAAAACCGAAGGCCTCACAATTTTCTTTCGTATGCTT
This genomic window contains:
- a CDS encoding lycopene cyclase domain-containing protein — protein: MIPEKYYYSLIDFLTIVFPLGLSFLPINPVYKKWKSIVPAIIIPGILFLFWDNLFASLGIWGFNPKYIVGVYFFHLPLEEVLWFICIPYACIFSYEAVNFYFREDIVNKKSVLFSVLIIFFLVVVGSLNYGRLYTSVTFFGLSIFLFFVQWIWKPIFLGRFYLAFAFLLIPFFIVNGVLTGTGIEEPVIWYNNSENLNIRLGTIPVEDAFYGMLLILLNISLFEFFQKRKAKAIE